A DNA window from Blastocatellia bacterium contains the following coding sequences:
- a CDS encoding antitoxin family protein, whose translation MRQTIDAVFENGSFKPVNNPALPFVQGQRVKLIVEAPAEAQEDLIDLATQVFDGLSDKEIDEIERIALDRRDFFPDRHAL comes from the coding sequence ATGAGGCAAACTATAGATGCGGTTTTCGAAAACGGAAGCTTCAAACCAGTAAATAACCCGGCCCTACCCTTTGTACAGGGCCAGCGCGTCAAATTGATTGTAGAAGCTCCTGCCGAAGCACAAGAGGACTTGATTGACTTAGCGACACAGGTATTCGATGGCCTCTCGGATAAAGAGATCGATGAGATTGAGCGTATCGCATTAGACCGAAGAGACTTCTTCCCCGATAGACATGCTCTATGA
- a CDS encoding type II toxin-antitoxin system VapC family toxin, protein MSLSQVILDTDILSTLMRRNPDVIAKSRAYLVQYGQLTISIITRYEILRGLRAKGASQQEARFEQFCEKNEILSITDEVIVQAAAIYADLYKRGELIGDADILIAATALVNGFGVVTNNEDHFRRITGLHVENWHK, encoded by the coding sequence ATGAGCTTATCCCAAGTCATTCTCGATACGGATATTCTCTCTACATTGATGCGGAGGAACCCTGATGTCATTGCAAAGTCCAGGGCATACTTGGTTCAGTATGGCCAGCTCACTATCTCAATTATAACGCGCTACGAGATACTCCGCGGCCTGAGGGCAAAAGGAGCATCTCAACAGGAAGCGAGGTTTGAGCAATTCTGCGAGAAGAACGAGATTCTATCAATAACCGATGAGGTGATAGTGCAGGCAGCAGCAATCTATGCGGATTTATACAAGCGAGGCGAGCTAATCGGAGATGCGGACATTCTGATTGCAGCGACAGCGTTAGTGAATGGCTTTGGCGTCGTAACCAATAACGAAGATCATTTTAGGCGAATCACTGGGTTACACGTAGAGAATTGGCATAAATAA